Proteins from one Cicer arietinum cultivar CDC Frontier isolate Library 1 chromosome 3, Cicar.CDCFrontier_v2.0, whole genome shotgun sequence genomic window:
- the LOC101492267 gene encoding kelch repeat-containing protein At3g27220-like codes for MATTTRFHQKHTSSTKIIIFLCLSTFIGIAFIATSIFHVSFSSTYLSIASNWVADVPNATAVTLPSKEEVEKNKIKRKISERFLSATFADLPAPQWNWEQLDSAPVPRLDGYAIQIQNLFYVFSGYANLDHVHSHVDVFDFNSNKWVDRFDTPKEMANSHLGIATDGRYIYIMSGQYGTQCRGPTALSFVLDTKTKKWNNLPPLPFPRYAPATQLWRGRLHVMGGSKENRHTPGLDHWSLAVKDGKALEKQWRTEIPIPRGGPHRACIVANDRLYVIGGQEGDFMAKPGSPIFKCSRRLEVVYGDVYMLDDEMKWKTLPPMPKPNSHIECAWVMVNNSIIITGGTTEKHPLTKRMMLVGEVFRFDLDSMKWSVIGRLPYRIKTTLAGFWDGWLYFTSGQRDRGPDNPQPRKVVGETWRTKLSLPS; via the exons ATGGCCACAACAACAAGGTTTCACCAAAAACACACATCCTCAACCAAAATAATCATCTTCCTCTGCCTCTCAACTTTCATCGGCATCGCTTTCATCGCTACCAGCATCTTCCATGTCTCATTCTCTTCTACTTATTTATCTATTGCTTCCAATTGGGTCGCTGATGTCCCTAATGCCACCGCTGTAACATTACCTAGTAAGGAAGAGGTTGAAAAGAATAAGATAAAGAGGAAAATTTCGGAGAGGTTTCTTTCGGCTACTTTTGCGGATTTACCTGCTCCTCAATGGAATTGGGAACAATTGGATTCGGCTCCTGTTCCTCGGTTAGATGGTTACGCTATTCAGATccaaaatttgttttatgtgTTCTCGGGATATGCCAATCTTGATCAT GTGCATTCTCACGTTGATGTGTTCGATTTCAACAGCAACAAATGGGTAGATAGGTTTGATACGCCTAAAGAAATGGCTAATTCACATTTGGGAATTGCAACTGATGgaagatacatatatattatgTCTGGACAGTATGGTACTCAATGCAGAGGACCTACTGCCCTCTCGTTTGTGTTAGACACCAAAACAAAGAAATGGAACAATTTGCCTCCATTGCCATTCCCCAG GTATGCTCCTGCAACTCAATTGTGGAGGGGAAGACTCCATGTCATGGGTGGTAGCAAGGAGAATCGCCATACACCTGGGTTAGATCATTGGAGTCTAGCTGTAAAGGATGGGAAAGCTTTGGAGAAACAATGGCGGACTGAAATTCCTATTCCACGCGGTGGACCGCACAG GGCTTGCATCGTGGCCAATGATCGCCTTTATGTTATCGGTGGACAAGAGGGTGATTTCATGGCAAAACCGGGTTCACCTATATTCAAGTGCTCGCGCAGGCTTGAG GTAGTCTATGGAGATGTTTATATGCTTGATGACGAAATGAAATGGAAAACTTTGCCACCTATGCCGAAGCCAAACTCCCATATAGAATGTGCATGGGTAATGGTCAACAATTCAATTATTATCACTGGAGGTACAACAGAAAAGCACCCACTGACTAAAAGGATGATGCTGGTTGGGGAGGTCTTCCGGTTTGATTTAGACTCTATG AAATGGTCAGTGATTGGAAGGCTTCCATACCGAATTAAAACCACATTAGCTGGATTTTGGGATGGATGGCTATACTTTACATCAGGACAGAGGGACAGAGGACCGGATAATCCGCAACCAAGAAAGGTCGTCGGAGAAACGTGGAGAACGAAATTAAGTTTGCCTTCATAG